ggggagcatcctgctcccatcccttcACCCTGGCTCTGTCCAGAGATGTCTGCAGCAATGGGTGGTGTGCTACAGACCTGATGTGCCACTGGCATTACCATCTCAGTGTGAGCATCGTGCCTGAGCTATGATCACATTCAGCTCAGCCACTGTCCAGGATGGTTTCACCCACCCAAGGGAGCATGAGTCCCCCCATGCTGAAGCAGCAGGTGTGCTGCTTTCCCTACACTCTGGAGGGGAAAACAGAAGCTGTCTGGGATATGGCTCTGTTTGCCTTCCTCTGAATGACTTCCTGCAGCAAGAAGTGTCCTTGCAGGAGCAGTCCCTTCATCCGAACCTCATTGCAGCTTCCCTCAGCACTGCACAGTGCTGTtcccaccagctccagctgcccagccctggctccctgtTGAGCTATGATGCCCCAGCAGCAGGCTTGGGGATCCAGCAGGATGTCAGCACCACACCCCCACTGTCATCTGTCCCCATACCTTCCTCTCCACAGGGGCAACACACACTGCCAGGGCAAGGGCAAGGACCAGGGCAAAAGCACTTCTCCCCATGGCTGCAAGGCTGCTAAGAGCTCCTTCTGGCCCTGCAGCCTGGTGCCCTTTATAAGGCTGTAACTGGAGCCCCACCAGCACCAGGATGGCAGCTGTGAGATGAATGGCTTGATGTCAGGGTGCCCGGGACAGGCGAGGGAGGTGAGGAGGTCTGCATGACCTGGTCAGGGCTGAAGGAATGCAGGAATAAGCACggctgggcagaggggtggGGACGCAAGTTTTTTATAATGCCCTATAGTAGCCTGGAAAGCATCAATACCTTCTTTGGGAATCTGCCTCCCATGCACAAAGGCTGGAAACTACCACCTATTTCAACATTTACCTCCtccctgctttgctgctgcaacTGCCTGATGAGGATGCTGCAGCGCTGCACAGAAGGGATAGTTCACTCATTTCAGAAGCAGTAACATTTCTCCAGCCTCTTCTGGATGTCAGCTTCTGATTTTgatgcttttgcttttacttttgtGAGAGTTAGAGGAAGAAGTAACTGCAGCAGCATTACTGAGGTCCCAGCAAATGTGTTTGCTAAACACACAGAGCGTGATAACCAGCATTGTATTCACACTTCCTTGTATTGGCTGCTCTAAAGGACCTTTGATATGAAAAATGCAGCATGCACAGTCTCTGTCTTCCCGAGCCATGCCTTTGCTGTGATGTCTGGAGCAGGCATATGGCTGTGGCAGCTGAAAATTCAGGTGGTACTCAGCTGTTTTCAATACAGCTGTGTTTGGGGCAGAGCATGGCAACAGGGCTGCAGTGTGCAAACTGGGACAGGGGAATGCCCCTTTGGGGTGGCACTTCTCAATGCCCACTGCTAGCCCTGGCACATCCTGGcaccctgtgctcagcacatcTCTCTCTCATCTAGGTAACCTCAAAAGCTAGGCTGAGTGGAAAATACCCCTCTCCTAACACatccccctcctcctttttgtctttttcagtcCCAAATTCATGGCCTATCACAGGTACTCAGAGAAATTCCCCCTGGAGATTCTTTTGCCGTTGTCCTGGATGCGACCCTATGTTCTTTTGGTCTGACAGCAGTTCCTGCCTTTCTGTGATGTTTGGCAGGGACAAACCACCTTGTTAGAGATCCCAGGGTGGTGCCAGGTTTCCTTCCACTTCATGGCACCATGCTGCAGCTTCACTAGAGCTGAGCCAGGCTTGATGGACTGTGCGCCCATGGTGCTGTCATCCCTGGAGTGGGGGTGTTTTCATAACACTTCTACAAGAGGCTTTCTCTTCACCCACGACCTGCCTAAAGTTTTGTGTCAAAAGAGCTGACTGAGTTTGGCAGGTGTCCACAGAGGCAAATAGAGAGGCACTGCCAAAATGCAGTGGTAAAGAAGGGGAAAATCCCTGAGTGTAACCCagggggatgggatgggatgggatgggatgggatgggatgggatgggatgggatgggatggatgggatgggatgggatgggatgggatgggatgggatgggggctTTAACTTGTGCACATTTTACTTGATGTGCCATACAGCACAAAGTTAATCAACATCTCAAATCTACTGATAATGCTGCCTCCATTGCCCAATCCAACAGAGCATGGAGTGCCAGTACTAGAAAGGGTCTGGTGGGAATGGATATGAAGGCATTGCAAGGAAGTGAGCTGAATTCAGGATGCTGCTGCTAGCCCTGCCACCATCAGGCAGGTGGGAAATGATGGCACAGGGTGGaagtttgggtttagatgagATGGGAAATAAGCCCAGGGAGGCAGATGGGTGGGATCAGGGAGAGATGCAGATGTCCCTGCAGAAGGGCAGTGGTGAGACCTCACCTCAGCAGGGGTATCTTTGGGGACAGGAGGTATAGCAAGGACAGACTTTAAGAAAGGGCAACCACAGCTGatgatttaaacattttattctcAACTGGGAGGCAGGTTTTTCTTGCCTTGTTGGGGGGTTAAGGCTGCAGCCAGACCATCTCATCATGGGGCTGGTGAAGACACAGCCTCACAAGGACGAGACAAGTTTGGCAGGATCTTTCCTTTTGTGGTGTGTTTGCGTGTGAAGACATTTCTGCCCACCCTGTGAGAAGTTGAGAGTACCTGTAGGATGACCCACAGACActgcctgctcagagctgccagtGCTCGCAGCAGTGATGGGGTGCCCCTGAACTCCCCCCAAGTTTCCACATCCCTCTGTGGGATTAGTGTCACTCATATGCCCCCACTACCTCGTGGCTTTCCAGTCCTCCTCAAGGGACCCGACAGCTTCACGCAGCAGCCACATGGTGCTCAGCGTCTCCTTTCCACCTGCGTCCACAAAGCATTGACCCACGAAGGCGGTGCTGGCATCTGGGAGGAAGCACTTATTGGGAGATCCatggagaaactggctgcttCCTCTTCCCCACTGTCCTCCCAGACACAGCTGTGTTCCTGCTCCAATGGCCACACAACCACCAAATTCATGCTGGGGggtcctgcccttccctgtgaCTCCCTCAGGTAAGGCAGGATTTGTAGCATCACATCCCAGTTGTGCTGACAGGGTCTGGACCCACCGTGGTTGCCCCAAGTGTGCTGGCTGAGGAGGGGTCCCTGTTCAAGCCCAGCATTTCCCCAGAGCACCAtgctgtgcaggtgctgctgcttaGCTGCACCAAAGCACCATCCAGCTGAATTCCTGGTGAAAGAAAAttcctgctggctgcatgcATGGCTTCCACTGACACTGCCATGCCAGCCCCAGGTATCCCAGCACTTACTCGAGAACTTGTCCCAGTGCACAGTGAAGACAAAGGTGGGCCAGCCCTCCTctccaagctgctgctgggcacccCTCAGTGGGGAGATTTGGGCACAGCCCCCAGAGAGGGTGACTTGTGTGAGGTATTGTCCCTGGAAGTCCCCATTGTCCCTCAACACCGAAATCTCCATCAGTGAGTCCTGGTCATTCCTCCACAGTCCGCTGAGCTGGCACTGAAGGAAGACAGGCACACACTCTCTGtcctcaccccatccctgctgctgccccacacCAGGGGAGCCGCAAGCCCTGCTGAGTAGAGCTGCAGGGCATTGGCTGTCCTTAGTCCCAGTTTGGGGAAATGCTGCCCCAGGGTGCTGCTGAGAGGATGGTGGAGCAAGGCCAGAatatcccagccctgcagcatgCATGGGACACCCAGACACAGACCCAGACGTCGCAGGTCCATGCACACAT
This sequence is a window from Vidua chalybeata isolate OUT-0048 chromosome Z, bVidCha1 merged haplotype, whole genome shotgun sequence. Protein-coding genes within it:
- the LOC128782200 gene encoding avidin-like is translated as MRGGVFILVLALAVALAECVAPAERKCQLSGLWRNDQDSLMEISVLRDNGDFQGQYLTQVTLSGGCAQISPLRGAQQQLGEEGWPTFVFTVHWDKFSNASTAFVGQCFVDAGGKETLSTMWLLREAVGSLEEDWKATRVGRNVFTRKHTTKGKILPNLSRPCEAVSSPAP